Proteins from one Listeria innocua genomic window:
- a CDS encoding DeoR/GlpR family DNA-binding transcription regulator translates to MLNAERKQLIMESIEKLGVIKLQELVEGLDTSESTIRRDLIELEEQGLIERVHGGAKLVISHNQEPSMNEKSFKNIQSKKEIAAYCASLVEENDCIYLDAGSTTLELITHLANRNITVVTNGLTHIEELVRQNIDAYLLGGKMKVHTKAIIGAVALDNIKNYHFDKAFIGTNAMHPEHGYTTPDMEEAFVKRAAKERADRVFVVADHTKFNEVNFSKMFSIDEATIVTDYIPSEVRKSFIQKTKIIEVEK, encoded by the coding sequence ATGTTAAATGCAGAGCGAAAACAACTTATTATGGAGAGTATTGAAAAGCTTGGTGTTATTAAATTACAAGAATTAGTTGAAGGGCTAGATACCTCGGAGTCAACTATTCGTCGTGATTTAATCGAATTAGAGGAACAAGGATTAATCGAACGTGTACACGGTGGTGCAAAACTTGTTATTTCTCATAACCAAGAACCAAGCATGAATGAGAAATCATTCAAAAACATTCAAAGTAAAAAAGAAATCGCAGCATATTGCGCTAGTTTAGTGGAAGAAAATGATTGTATCTATTTAGATGCAGGCTCCACGACACTGGAATTAATTACTCACTTAGCAAATCGAAATATTACTGTAGTTACAAATGGACTAACCCATATTGAAGAACTAGTTCGTCAAAATATTGATGCTTATCTTTTAGGTGGCAAAATGAAAGTGCATACAAAAGCAATTATTGGCGCAGTTGCCTTGGATAATATTAAAAATTATCATTTTGACAAAGCTTTTATTGGAACTAACGCTATGCATCCGGAGCATGGCTATACGACACCAGATATGGAAGAAGCATTTGTAAAACGTGCTGCCAAAGAGCGTGCTGATCGCGTTTTTGTTGTAGCAGACCATACGAAATTCAATGAAGTTAATTTTTCAAAAATGTTTTCAATAGATGAAGCTACTATTGTAACAGACTATATTCCTTCAGAAGTAAGAAAATCCTTTATCCAAAAAACTAAAATAATCGAGGTAGAAAAATGA
- the pfkB gene encoding 1-phosphofructokinase, whose protein sequence is MIYTITLNPSIDYIVQIDQLKLGELNRMKQDYKLPGGKGINVSRVLNQLNVPSLATGFLGGFTGGFIKDWLKNEGIQTGFVIVKDDTRINIKLKHGEETEINGLGPAISEKEIKEFLEVMDKVTAGDIVILSGSVPPSLGNDFYDKIIQICKEKQANFMIDTTGQELLDALPNRPILIKPNHHELAELFGVKLDSVEDLIPYGKKCLELGAQHVIVSMAGDGALLFTGEDVYFADALKGELKNSVGAGDSMIAGFVGTFDKTKDPVKSFAAGVATGGATAFSTDLAEKDLINELLPQVKITKITGRH, encoded by the coding sequence ATGATTTATACAATTACTTTAAACCCTTCAATTGATTATATTGTGCAAATCGACCAACTAAAACTTGGCGAACTTAATCGCATGAAACAAGATTATAAATTACCTGGTGGCAAAGGTATCAATGTCAGCAGAGTTTTAAATCAATTGAACGTACCGAGCCTTGCTACAGGGTTTTTAGGCGGATTTACAGGTGGATTTATCAAAGACTGGCTTAAAAATGAAGGCATACAAACTGGCTTTGTAATAGTAAAAGACGATACTCGTATTAATATCAAACTAAAACACGGAGAAGAAACAGAAATTAATGGTTTAGGCCCAGCAATCTCTGAAAAAGAAATCAAAGAATTTTTAGAAGTGATGGATAAGGTAACTGCTGGTGACATCGTTATTCTATCTGGAAGTGTACCACCTTCACTAGGAAATGATTTCTACGATAAAATAATCCAAATCTGTAAAGAAAAACAAGCTAACTTCATGATTGATACGACTGGACAAGAACTACTAGATGCATTACCAAATCGTCCAATCCTTATTAAACCAAATCACCACGAACTGGCAGAACTATTTGGTGTTAAGTTAGATAGTGTAGAAGATCTCATTCCTTATGGAAAGAAATGCCTAGAATTAGGCGCACAACATGTAATCGTATCCATGGCTGGCGACGGAGCTCTACTTTTTACAGGAGAAGATGTTTATTTCGCTGATGCCTTAAAAGGAGAACTTAAAAATTCAGTTGGAGCTGGTGATTCAATGATTGCTGGATTCGTTGGAACTTTCGATAAAACTAAGGATCCAGTTAAATCATTTGCTGCAGGCGTTGCAACTGGGGGCGCAACAGCATTTTCAACAGATCTAGCAGAAAAAGATTTAATTAATGAATTATTACCGCAAGTGAAGATAACTAAAATAACAGGGAGGCACTAA